A part of Desulfuromonadales bacterium genomic DNA contains:
- a CDS encoding CBS domain-containing protein — translation MLKAKDIMTRTVHTVSTDTEVEELARLFVETGVSAMPVLDAKGALQGIVTETDLVEQNKPLHIPTVISIFDWVLYLESEKNFREQVEKMTARKVGEICTREVVTCTPETPVAEIAALMVDHKAHLIPVVEGEKVVGVVARLDIIRAMGR, via the coding sequence ATGCTTAAAGCCAAGGACATCATGACCCGCACCGTCCATACGGTCAGTACCGATACCGAGGTCGAGGAACTCGCCCGCCTCTTCGTCGAAACCGGGGTGAGTGCGATGCCCGTTCTCGATGCCAAGGGCGCGTTGCAGGGGATCGTCACCGAAACTGATCTGGTCGAGCAGAACAAGCCGCTGCATATCCCGACGGTGATATCCATATTCGACTGGGTCCTCTATCTGGAGAGCGAGAAGAACTTCCGGGAGCAGGTCGAGAAGATGACGGCGAGAAAGGTCGGGGAGATCTGCACCCGGGAGGTTGTCACCTGTACTCCGGAGACGCCGGTCGCCGAAATCGCCGCCCTGATGGTCGATCACAAGGCGCACCTGATCCCGGTGGTCGAGGGAGAGAAGGTGGTCGGCGTCGTCGCCCGCCTCGACATCATCCGGGCCATGGGGCGTTAG
- the tsaE gene encoding tRNA (adenosine(37)-N6)-threonylcarbamoyltransferase complex ATPase subunit type 1 TsaE, giving the protein MHTTAPGETWELGRALGMALQESALIRLSGELGAGKTCFVQGLARGLGVAEEEAVTSPTFTLMNHYHGRLDLYHFDLYRLAHADELIEMGMDEFL; this is encoded by the coding sequence GTGCACACCACCGCTCCCGGCGAAACGTGGGAGCTGGGCCGGGCGCTCGGCATGGCATTGCAGGAGTCCGCACTGATCCGGCTCAGCGGTGAATTGGGTGCGGGCAAGACCTGCTTTGTTCAGGGCCTCGCCCGTGGACTGGGGGTGGCCGAAGAGGAAGCTGTCACCAGCCCGACCTTTACCCTGATGAATCACTACCACGGGCGGCTCGATCTCTATCATTTCGACCTTTATCGCCTTGCTCATGCCGATGAGCTGATCGAGATGGGAATGGACGAATTTCT